The genomic region GAAATCAGAGACCCACAAATGCCACACGATCTAGGGCTCACTATGCCCTAGGCCGGTGGTTCTCAAGGAGGGGATGATTTTTCTCCTCGGGGGGCacctggcaatgtctggagacaattTGGGTTGTCATGGCAGGGTGACGGTACTACCAAATCTAgcagggtggaggccagggatgctggcaAACATCCAGCACTGCACAGGACAACGAGGGTGGTGAGACTGAAATATCTGTGGTggagtttctcaaccttggcccCACTGACATTTGGATGACTTTGTTCTGGCTACAAAGAATGATCTGGCTCAAATGTCAGTGcggccaaggttgagaaactccACCACAGATATTTCAGTCCCACTACCTCCTGCCCACAAGGGTTTGCAAATCCTCCCTCCGTACCCCTTGTCTTCCACTGTGCTCCTCCACAACCTCCCCTTGTCGACCTCCCTCATCAGGCCGTGTACATCCTCCTGTTCCCTTCCCGCCCCTGAGTTGGAGATGAGGAAATAGGTCTTGACCATTTGATCTAGATCAGCATTTTTCAAAGTGCTCTCTATAGAATACTAGTTCCTCAGTATAATATAGAGAGAAAAATGTCCCCACTCCAGTAAAACAGGGACACACTGGGTTCGGCAAAATTAAACAGGTAAATGATGGCTGCAGGACTTGTCAGAGCCTTTAATATGCCCGTCTGTGTTATCTGCTCTTAAGAGGCAGCACCTCCCAAGCTGATCTGACCACACTGATATTAGGGACCAGGCAATCGCTCCAGTCTCATCTAAGCTTGCACATTTGGTCTGTACTCTGGGGCCCTTGGCCTCCTAGAAAGACCTCAAAACGAGAGCTTCAAACTACCCCCAGGGTGCGCATCTCTCTGAGACCCTCCAGTGCCAGGGAAATGGCCCGGCCCCAGTCCCCACGTTCCTGCCCAGCCTCAGGCTCTGGGAAGACGACCCCGCCCTCCTCCAGCAGCCCCTCTGACCTATGCCCCTCTTCAGGACCTGGACTACCTGTCCGAAGGCCTCGAAGGCCGATCCCAAAGCCCCGTGGCCCTGCTCTTTGATGCCCTTCTACGCCCGGACACAGACTTTGGGGGAAACATGAAGTCGGTCCTCACCTGGAAGCACCGGAAGGAGCACGCCATCCCCCACGTGGTTCTGGGCCGGAACCTCCCCGGGGGAGCCTGGCACGTGAGTGGGGCAGCGAGGGCATGGCTTGTGGGGGGCTCTCTCCCTCGTTCTCCCCACTTGGGGCTGGGACTCTGGCATCTCCCTTTCCTCATTCTCCACCCCCCaaccctgcctctccctcctccctctaccCAGCCCCAGCAAAGGCCTCCCATGCCCTCTAGCCCCAAATGGGTTCAGGTGAGCAGAGGCCTGAACCAAAGGGTTCCTTTCCCTGCAGTCCATCGAAGGCTCCATGGTGACCCTGAGCCAAGGCCAGTGGATGGGGCTCCCGGACCTGGAGGTCAAGGACTGGATGCAGAAGAAGCGAAGGTGAGGCCGCCCCGGAACGCCTTGGGGGACACGGAAGGTTGGGCCTGTGAACCCAGagaatctgagacaggtctcagttaatttagaaagtttatttttccaaggttgaggacgtgcccgtgacagcctcaggaagtcctaatgacatgtgcccaaggtgatccggcacagcttggttttatacattttagggagacatgagacatcaatcaatatttgtaagaagtacattggtttggtctggaaaggtgggccagcttgaagcaaaggcaggaagtggggagggggcttccaggttgcAGGTAGGTGAGAGAtaaacagttgcattcttttgaggtTCTGATGAGCCTCTCCAAATGAGGCGATCAGATACGCATCTATCTCagggagcagaggggtgacttggaatggaatgggaggcaCGGTGGCCCTCAGCAGTtctcagcttgacttttccctttagctgaGTGATTTGGGGGATTCCACAGGCCCCCCACAGTGAGCCCGTAAGCCAGAGGTACAGGGGCTTCAGAGTGCATCTggtctgtcttcctcttcttccagAGGGGGAACCTGAGGCTCAGATAGGGAAAGGACTTGTCCACCCCACATGAGTGGGGGTGAGCAGCAGAGCTGGGCTCACCCGAGGACCCCCTGTCCCGTGCAAGCAGCAGACCACCCTGTCACATGGCCCCCAACTGGGCCTCCCCGTAGTGCCCCAGCCTCTAAGGAGGGGGTAACACCTGGCCCCTGAGCCCCACGCCCTGCCCCGTGCCTCTGGCACAGGTCCCCCAGTCCTTGTGGTCTCCCTTCAGCCCTTCCCTCTATTCTGAGCCTGGCCTAGAACAATCTTTCTGGGTCAGCGAATAGggtgactttcttttttcttttcttttttttttttttttaatgcttttgctACAGGTGAGTTTCATCCTTAACCATGAGCCCACAAGTTGGGTAAATTAACTCACCTAAGGTCACGCAGGTTATTGGAAATGCAGAAGGAAAACAGCTCACCCCAAACCCACACTTCTCCCCGCCCTTTCACTCCTGGGGTATTTTCTCCCCATCTGGCTTCCTGCCCCATCATGGCCACCCTAGAGAAAAGGTTTGTGAACCCTGAATATTTGAGAcgggtctcagttaatttaggaagttttgtttgtttgtttgtttttaatgaagtctcactctgtcgcccaggccggagtgcagtggcacgatctcagctcactgcaagcttcgcctcccaggttcaagccattctcctgccccagcctcccgagtagctgggactacaggcgccaaccaccacacccagctaattattttttgtatttttagcagagacggggtttcaccatgttagccaggatggtctcgatctcctgatctcgtgatccgcccgcctcggcctcccgaagtgctgggattacaggcgtgagccaccacgccaggctaatttagGAAGTTTaattgccaaggttgaggacgcacAACCATGACaaagcctcaggaggtcctgataaCATGTACacaaggtggtcggggcacagcctGGCTGTATACGTTAGGGAGACTTGAGACATCAATCACTATATGTAAGATGGACATTGGTTCCGTCCAGAGGCGGAACAACTCCAGCAGGGAGGGGTGTTTCCAGGTCTCAGACAGGTGAGAGACAAACGGTTGCATTCTTTCCAGTTTCTTataagcctttccaaaggaggcaatcagatgtgcatttatctcagtgagcagagggaagaCTTTGAGTAGGACGGGAGGCAGCTTTGCCCTAGGCAGTTCCCCGCTTGACTTTTCCTTTaacttagtgatttgggggccccaagattgATTTGCCTCTCACAGTTTCAATGACTGAATAAAGGAGTTCCAGTCCCTGCTCCTCCTGGGGTGCATCCACTCAATGAGAAGCTGCCCCAGCGCAGATACCTGGGTGCAGTCTGCCTCTCGGGAAGCCCTGCTTCCTCCGCCCCCAGGGCTGTGACCAGGCCTGTGTCCCCAACGGCAGGCACTCCAGGCGTCCCCCTCCAGGCCTCACTATCTCTTTGATGCGAAGACTCTTCTGCATGTTTGGGAGGAAGACTTCCAGGTTTGTGTAGCTACGTGTTAGTAGGCAGCCAGAAACTTACATTTCGCTTGTAAGCACAGCCTTTTATAGGCTCATTTTGCATTTTCACATTGTATCCCAAGCACTTCATGTGGCGAAGTCACAGCGTTCAAAACCATCCCTTTACATGGCCTCACGATATTCCCAAAGGCGAGTGAGCATCCCCAGTCCAGCAAATCTTCACCgaatgcttattatgtgccaggccttGGGCTTAGACGTCAGAGCACAAAACCACCGCAGACACACCCCCTGCCTCATGGCACTGCCAAGGTTACCCAGCCCCTGCCAGCCCTGGAGCGTTCATTCTTTCGATTGTGTCATTATTGTAAATAACTCTGCACGGAACATGCTCTTGGGACCGTTCTCTATCACAATCTTTACAAAAACTGAGAAAAGGAGAATGACTGCCCACAGAGATAAATTCCAGGGTCGCAGACGGGCTGCGCTGGGTTGACTGGCACGGCCTTGGGGGTCCATTGTCAGCTCCTGCTACATGTAGCCAGACGGCAGGTGGCACAGGATTCTCCCCTAGGGGAGTTCATCTTGAACCATGAGCCCACAAGCTGGGTAAATTAACTCatctaaggtcacacagtgagaTACAGGAAGGTGCTAGAATGATGCAAAGCCTGTCATTCAACCGCCACAAGAATGGGCCTGCAGTCACTGCCCCTGGAAAGAGTGACaatccaaacaacaacaacaataatagaaTACCTCCTGCTGCTGCGTGGGCTGGGAACGATGGTGAGTGCGTCACATGGGAGTCTTTAAATCAACTTTAAATCAACTTTTTGACTacatataggctgggtgcggtggcgcaagcctgtaatcccagcactttgggaggccgaggccggtggatcacttgaggtcaagagttcgagaccatcctggccaacacggcaaaaccccatctctaataaaaatacaaaaattagccaggtatggcgctgcatgcctgtagttccagctactcaggaggccgaggtatgagaatcacctgagcccgggaggcaggggctgcagcgagctgagatcacaccacggcactccagcctgggcagcagagtgagactctgtctcaaaaaataataaaataaaataaaataaaataaattggctaCATATAGAAAAGTACGTAACTCCTGTGAGTACAGGGTGATGAAATTTCTCAAGGTAAGCACAGAGAATCAAGAAGCAGACCCCCTCCCAGAAGCCCCCATGCCCTTTCTGATCAGgatccccttccccatccccggAGGTAACCCCTCTCTTGACATCCAGCTCCATAGATGAGTTCTGCCTGTTTCTgaactctataaaaatggaatcataccatattTAATCCTTTGAGGTGACAATCATGGTGGCCTATCCTTACATGGCACTTACTTCCAGTCAGGTTCCGTCCTAAGCACTTTGTTTTTGTCAGCTCGCCAAATCCTCCCCACGACCTCACGAAATAGGTCCTGCCACCAACATCTTCCTCATTTTGCAAACTTGGGAAACAGACACAGCTCCCTgatggcagagtcaggattcgAGCCCAGGCAGTGTGGCTCTGGAGGCTGCCCTCTGAACCCCACCCTACACCACCCTAGAGCATCCTACACCACCCTACACCACCTCTCCTGAGGGAGGCACCCTtgttagctccattttacagaagaggagactgaggcttagagaggttgaaTTACCTGGCCTAGTCCTACAGCTACAGCCTAGTCCAGCTCCAGGGCTTGACACTGCCCTGGACATCTCCCGTCCCACCCAGCCCCCCAACCCCTAACAGTGTCTGACTCTGGCGTCCTGCATCCTCCCCAACAGAGGTCTTCGCAACAGCCGGGCCACGGCCGGGGACATCGCCCACTACTACAGGGACTACGTGGTCAAGAAGGGTCTGGGGCATAACTTTGTGTCTGGTGCTGTGGTCACAGCCGTGGAGTGGGGAACCCCCGATCCCAGCAGCTGTGGGGCCCAGGACTCCAGCCCCCTCTTCCAGGTGAGCGGCTTCCTGACCAGGAACCAGGCCCAGCAGCCCTTCTCGCTGTGGGCCCGCAACGTGGTCCTCGCCACAGGCACGTTCGACAGCCCGGCCCGGCTGGGCATCCCCGGGGAGGCCCTGCCCTTCATCCACCATGAGCTGTCTGCCCTGGAGGCGGCCACAAGGGTGGGTGCGGTGACCCCGGCCTCGGACCCTGTCCTCATCATTGGCGCGGGGCTGTCAGCGGCCGACGCGGTCCTCTACGCCCGCCACTACAACATCCCGGTGATCCATGCCTTCCGCCGGGCCGTGGACGACCCTGGCCTGGTGTTCAACCAGCTGCCCAAGATGCTGTACCCCGAGTACCACAAGGTGCACCAGATGATGCGGGAGCAGTCCATCCTGTCGCCCAGCCCCTATGAGGGTTACCGCAGCCTCCCCAGGCACCAGCTGCTGTGCTTCAAGGAAGACTGCCAGGCCGTGTTCCAGGACCTCGAGGGTGTCGAGAAGGTGTTTGGGGTCTCCCTGGTGCTGGTCCTCATCGGCTCCCACCCCGACCTCTCCTTCCTGCCTGGGGCAGGGGCTGACTTTGCAGTGGATCCTGACCAGCCGCTGAGCGCCAAGAGGAACCCCATTGACGTGGACCCCTTCACCTACCAGAGCACCCGCCAGGAGGGCCTGTACGCCATGGGGCCGCTGGCCGGGGACAACTTCGTGAGGTTTGTGCAGGGGGGCGCCCTGGCTGTGGCCAGCTCCCTGCTAAGGAAGGAGACCAGGAAGCCACCCTAACACTCGGCCAGACCCGCTGGCTCCCAGGCCCTGAGAGGACAGAGATGACCACATCCCTGCTGGATGCAGGACCCGTCCAAAGATGCCCCAGGGAGGGGTGTCAGCCCACATTGCTGGCCTTTGGGGTCAAGAGGAGTAGGGATCCCAGGCTGCCCTGGACTTAGACCAGTGTCTGAGGTGGTAACAGTGGCCGCAGGCCAGGGTCGGCCTAGACCTGGGATTTGTGGGGAAAGCTGCTGGTGTGACCAGCTGAGCACCCAGCCAGAAGACCTGCAGCCCTGTGCCTTCCAGAAGCAGGTCCCAAATAAAGCCAGTGCCCACCTGCTCTCATGCGTCTGAGGACTCTGTGCTCAGGGAGGGAGCTGCGTTCCCGGAACCCTGCACTGGGctggggggaagggaggaaaggggatTGTGGGAGGAGTCCTGGGGCATGTGGTCCTGGATGAGGTCCATGGCTGGGGCCTTGGGGTACAAAGGATGGTGCCCCAAGTGTGGGGGCAGTTGAGCGGGCAGCTGTACTagagcctgggggtgggggtggcgggtGTGTGCAGGCAGTGGTGTCCAGGAGGGCGCTGCAGCCCCGCCCCCTCCGCGGCCTGTCCCAGGCCTCCCTCCTCTCTGTTCTGCCATGCAGCCTCCTTTCAgtccctcctgctggccaggTCTCTGCCTGCCCCAAGGCCTTTGCACAGAGAGTCCCCAGCCCAGGACAGTTTCCCGCCTTTCTTTAACTCCTTCCTTGGGATGTCTCGGCATAAGAATCACTTCCTCTAGGAAGCCTCTTCTGACACAAACCCCTCCACTGCCATCACAGCAAACACTCCTTTCATGGTCTAAGGTGCTACCTTTTCATAgcagttcagtttttttttcttttttctttctttttttcttttttttgagacagagtctcattttgtcacccaggctggagtgctgtggcgcttggttcactacaacctctgcttctgggttgaaatgattctcctgtctcagcctcccaagtagctgggattacaggtgactgccacctcgcccagctagttattgtatttttaatagagacggggtttcaccatgttggccaggctggtcttgaactcctgacctcaagtgatccgccctctttggctccccaaagtgttggtattacaggcatgagccaccacacccttccAGCAGTTCAGttttaattgttcatttgtttgtggAATCATTTCAGTGTTTGGCTCTGCCCACTTGGATGTAAGCTCCAGGAGCTCCGGGAGACCAAGTACACCATCTGTTTTGCCCATTGCTGGAACTCAGTGGTTGGGCACCTGCCTGGCACCTAGTGGGTTCTCCTTAATTCATCTTttaaatggatgggtggatggatggatgggaggatgggtgggtgggtggacggATGGATAGATGAgaggatggttggatggatgggaggatggtgggtgggtggatggatggatgaatgggagGGAggggggtgggtggatggatggatgggaggaagggaggatagatggatggatggaaggatggtgggtggatggatgggagggtgtgtaggtgggtggatggatggatggatgagaggGTGGgggggtggatagatggatagatgggagggtgggtgggtggatggacagaCGGATGGGCGGGcaggcagatggatggatggatggatggatggatggatggatggatggatggacggatggatgggagggtggatggatggatggatggagggtggatggatggatgccagggagggaggatgagtgggtgggtgaatggatggatggatggatggatggacggacaggTGGgggggtggatagatggatgggtggatggagtgTGAAGGCAAGATGTTCTGGGGTGAAGACTGGTTCTGGGCGTTTTGTAACCAAGGGGGCGGCCTGAGGGGGCGTGCACGCCCGCGGGAGTTAAGGGTGGGCGCCCGTGGGTGTGACGGGGCCGCGGTGCGTGGGCGCCGCTCCCCGGGGCTGGAGCCGGCAGAGGGCGCTCCGGGCTCGCTGGACACCCGCGCTTCGGCCCCTGCTGAGCGCCGCGAGTGGGAGGGGGGACTTTAGAAGCGGGGAGAGCAGGAGACTTTTGGGGAGCAGACCCCAGGGGCGCCGCCCCGCCCCCAGGCCCCACATACCCCTCCCCTCCGGGTAGCCCCCTCTGTGGCTGCGCCCGCGCCCCTCGCCCCGGCGGGCAGTCCTCAGGCCCCGCGCCCGGCCGGCAGGGGTGGGGGCGGCGGGGAGCGGGCACGTGGCTCGGGGTCCGGCCGGCCCGCCCCCCGGCGCCGGCCAGTCCCCGCGGTGTCCGCGGCCGCGGGGGCAGCGGGAGAGAGGGCGGCGCGGCGCGGGCAGCGCGGGGAGGGGGTCGCGCGGGGGCGGGCCGCAGCTGGGCGGGGGTCGGCGGGCttccgggcggcggcggcgggcgcggCGCGATGTGCGAGCGGGCGGCGCGCCTGTGCAGGGCCGGCGCGCACAGGCTGCTCCGGGAGCCGCCGCAGCAGGGCCGGGCGCTGGGCGGGCTGCTGCGCTGGGTGGGCGCCAGGATGGGCGAGCCCCGGGAGCCGCTGGCCCCCGCCGCCCCCGCGGACCCCGGCCCAGCCTCGCCGCGCGGGGGCACCGCCGTCATCCTGGACGTGAGTACGCGCCGGCCGGGACCCCCGCCGTGGCCTCCGCTGGGACCCGGAGCCCCCTCCGCCCCTCGGGCGGACCCCGACGCCGCGACCCGCGAGGCCCTCCCTACCCGGGCAGGAGACCCCCGGCCCCTCCGCGTGCCAGAGCGGGAGCCCCCAGCCCCGCCACGTCCAAGCCGGTCTCCAGCCCAGTCCTCTCCCTGCACCGGGAGACCCCCCTCCTCCGCCCCTCCACCGGCGCTTCTCGGAGTCCCTGCCTGCCCACAGTGGGGACCCGTGAGCCCCCGGACCCGGCCACTGTCCCTCTAGTTTTGTCCAAGCCAAACCCCCACCCTTTACCCCGCGGGACCGGAGCCCCTCGCCGCGTCCAGCCGCCTCCTCTCCATCCCGGATCCTGTCCGGAGCGATACTTTTCTGAGACCCCTCACAACCCGTACCTCTAGCCCACCTCTCTTCGCCCGAGACCCTGAGCCCCCGTTCATCTCACGCCCAAAGACCCTTTGCCCCAGCTACTGCCACTTTAAAAgtgaagccccctccccaccatctGTCTTCTCGTCTCCTTTCCATTGAGCCAGAGCCATCGCCCATCAGCCCTGAGCTGGGACCCCTCCGGTCTTCCCCACCCCGCCCTCTTCCATTCCAagtcctctcttcccttccccacacCCCTCTCCCCTACCGAGAGCTGGGTCCTCTTCATGGACCAgactcacccctcacccctcctAACTCCCCTGGGACCCAAATCACCCATCTCTGGGAAgcccacctccccctcccacccGCCCCACCCGGGAGGGAGGAATCTTCAGGGGGCGGCTCGGAGGACGAGGACTTCTCCCAGCAGGGAGTGctaggaggaggtggaggaggcttCTGGGGGTGTTGACTGCGTGTTTCAGCGACGGTCctgctggggtggggctgggggctgcctCTGCCTGTGTGGTGGATTTCTGGGAGAGTGGtgggtgtgtgtgaatgtgcacaCGCGTGTATCGCGGATCCCTGTGAGTCGGGggattccctcccttcctctctcctcttccctgctCCTGGAACCCTTGGCGGGGTCTGGACTGGGAGGGCCGGACAGAGCAGGGGGAGCTCTAGAGTGCCACACTCGCAggcacacattcacacactcacgCACTCGCTTACGCACGCACACACAGCCAGAGACACACCCATGCAGCCACACCATCCCCTCCTCAGGACCCCCGCAGAGCTCCCACTGAAAGTCCTGGGCAGAGCCCTGCAGCCCCAAGCTGCCCTGCACGGAAGCCCTGCCCAGTCAGGGTGGGGGCTCTGAGATTCCATCTCCTCACCTGCCAAAAGGAGTGATGAGCGGGGGGTGGGGCGGGAGGTGCTCGTGCAGACTCCTGGAGCTGGCTGACATTACCAGGTGTCAGCCCTGCCACGTCACTCATGTGTTCAGCATTCCTGCCCAGAGCCGGCACCTGCCTGGTGCCTGGCCTCAAGGGGGATCTGGGACACCCAGATAGGGACCCCAGTTTTGAGGAGCCTTGCCCAGTCAGGAACGGGGCTGCGGGGTGCCCAGGCTGGATCTTTGAGGAGGGCTTGGGGGTCTGAGGTGC from Pan troglodytes isolate AG18354 chromosome 18, NHGRI_mPanTro3-v2.0_pri, whole genome shotgun sequence harbors:
- the OSGIN1 gene encoding oxidative stress-induced growth inhibitor 1 isoform X1 — protein: MRQTAQPGLLSPSSPVATSGGHPLGEGQPQCVHSSPAKLVTSVTSAAPGPFVVSIGLCLSQAFEEQLSNSVSNNHLTVYTFETTGKLQTRQRGMGKWRPRGCCRGNMQCRQEGNGCPDFAGDSVIRVPLTLLVHNLAGLTGLLHHCLSGPLPAPSPPPAMSSSRKDHLGASSSEPLPVIIVGNGPSGICLSYLLSGYTPYMKPDAVHPHPLLQRKLTEAPGVSILDQDLDYLSEGLEGRSQSPVALLFDALLRPDTDFGGNMKSVLTWKHRKEHAIPHVVLGRNLPGGAWHSIEGSMVTLSQGQWMGLPDLEVKDWMQKKRRGLRNSRATAGDIAHYYRDYVVKKGLGHNFVSGAVVTAVEWGTPDPSSCGAQDSSPLFQVSGFLTRNQAQQPFSLWARNVVLATGTFDSPARLGIPGEALPFIHHELSALEAATRVGAVTPASDPVLIIGAGLSAADAVLYARHYNIPVIHAFRRAVDDPGLVFNQLPKMLYPEYHKVHQMMREQSILSPSPYEGYRSLPRHQLLCFKEDCQAVFQDLEGVEKVFGVSLVLVLIGSHPDLSFLPGAGADFAVDPDQPLSAKRNPIDVDPFTYQSTRQEGLYAMGPLAGDNFVRFVQGGALAVASSLLRKETRKPP
- the OSGIN1 gene encoding oxidative stress-induced growth inhibitor 1 isoform X3, giving the protein MRQTAQPGLLSPSSPVATSGGHPLGEGQPQCVHSSPAKLVTSVTSAAPGPFVVSLHIRNHWEAADQAAWDGEVETERLLPGKYAVQTRGPLPAPSPPPAMSSSRKDHLGASSSEPLPVIIVGNGPSGICLSYLLSGYTPYMKPDAVHPHPLLQRKLTEAPGVSILDQDLDYLSEGLEGRSQSPVALLFDALLRPDTDFGGNMKSVLTWKHRKEHAIPHVVLGRNLPGGAWHSIEGSMVTLSQGQWMGLPDLEVKDWMQKKRRGLRNSRATAGDIAHYYRDYVVKKGLGHNFVSGAVVTAVEWGTPDPSSCGAQDSSPLFQVSGFLTRNQAQQPFSLWARNVVLATGTFDSPARLGIPGEALPFIHHELSALEAATRVGAVTPASDPVLIIGAGLSAADAVLYARHYNIPVIHAFRRAVDDPGLVFNQLPKMLYPEYHKVHQMMREQSILSPSPYEGYRSLPRHQLLCFKEDCQAVFQDLEGVEKVFGVSLVLVLIGSHPDLSFLPGAGADFAVDPDQPLSAKRNPIDVDPFTYQSTRQEGLYAMGPLAGDNFVRFVQGGALAVASSLLRKETRKPP
- the OSGIN1 gene encoding oxidative stress-induced growth inhibitor 1 isoform X5, with the translated sequence MSSSRKDHLGASSSEPLPVIIVGNGPSGICLSYLLSGYTPYMKPDAVHPHPLLQRKLTEAPGVSILDQDLDYLSEGLEGRSQSPVALLFDALLRPDTDFGGNMKSVLTWKHRKEHAIPHVVLGRNLPGGAWHSIEGSMVTLSQGQWMGLPDLEVKDWMQKKRRGLRNSRATAGDIAHYYRDYVVKKGLGHNFVSGAVVTAVEWGTPDPSSCGAQDSSPLFQVSGFLTRNQAQQPFSLWARNVVLATGTFDSPARLGIPGEALPFIHHELSALEAATRVGAVTPASDPVLIIGAGLSAADAVLYARHYNIPVIHAFRRAVDDPGLVFNQLPKMLYPEYHKVHQMMREQSILSPSPYEGYRSLPRHQLLCFKEDCQAVFQDLEGVEKVFGVSLVLVLIGSHPDLSFLPGAGADFAVDPDQPLSAKRNPIDVDPFTYQSTRQEGLYAMGPLAGDNFVRFVQGGALAVASSLLRKETRKPP
- the OSGIN1 gene encoding oxidative stress-induced growth inhibitor 1 isoform X2 → MSQLLLATVPKSTPAVSNKDPTRATIGLCLSQAFEEQLSNSVSNNHLTVYTFETTGKLQTRQRGMGKWRPRGCCRGNMQCRQEGNGCPDFAGDSVIRVPLTLLVHNLAGLTGLLHHCLSGPLPAPSPPPAMSSSRKDHLGASSSEPLPVIIVGNGPSGICLSYLLSGYTPYMKPDAVHPHPLLQRKLTEAPGVSILDQDLDYLSEGLEGRSQSPVALLFDALLRPDTDFGGNMKSVLTWKHRKEHAIPHVVLGRNLPGGAWHSIEGSMVTLSQGQWMGLPDLEVKDWMQKKRRGLRNSRATAGDIAHYYRDYVVKKGLGHNFVSGAVVTAVEWGTPDPSSCGAQDSSPLFQVSGFLTRNQAQQPFSLWARNVVLATGTFDSPARLGIPGEALPFIHHELSALEAATRVGAVTPASDPVLIIGAGLSAADAVLYARHYNIPVIHAFRRAVDDPGLVFNQLPKMLYPEYHKVHQMMREQSILSPSPYEGYRSLPRHQLLCFKEDCQAVFQDLEGVEKVFGVSLVLVLIGSHPDLSFLPGAGADFAVDPDQPLSAKRNPIDVDPFTYQSTRQEGLYAMGPLAGDNFVRFVQGGALAVASSLLRKETRKPP
- the OSGIN1 gene encoding oxidative stress-induced growth inhibitor 1 isoform X4 — encoded protein: MGKWRPRGCCRGNMQCRQEGNGCPDFAGDSVIRVPLTLLVHNLAGLTGLLHHCLSGPLPAPSPPPAMSSSRKDHLGASSSEPLPVIIVGNGPSGICLSYLLSGYTPYMKPDAVHPHPLLQRKLTEAPGVSILDQDLDYLSEGLEGRSQSPVALLFDALLRPDTDFGGNMKSVLTWKHRKEHAIPHVVLGRNLPGGAWHSIEGSMVTLSQGQWMGLPDLEVKDWMQKKRRGLRNSRATAGDIAHYYRDYVVKKGLGHNFVSGAVVTAVEWGTPDPSSCGAQDSSPLFQVSGFLTRNQAQQPFSLWARNVVLATGTFDSPARLGIPGEALPFIHHELSALEAATRVGAVTPASDPVLIIGAGLSAADAVLYARHYNIPVIHAFRRAVDDPGLVFNQLPKMLYPEYHKVHQMMREQSILSPSPYEGYRSLPRHQLLCFKEDCQAVFQDLEGVEKVFGVSLVLVLIGSHPDLSFLPGAGADFAVDPDQPLSAKRNPIDVDPFTYQSTRQEGLYAMGPLAGDNFVRFVQGGALAVASSLLRKETRKPP